In Capsicum annuum cultivar UCD-10X-F1 chromosome 8, UCD10Xv1.1, whole genome shotgun sequence, the genomic window tatgaatttcaTGCATTTCATAGTTctattctttatatatatatctctttggtttctttcttttttaactttcagtaatatatcttcttctttttttgtttttcatccggtgtccggtgcccgcattggagccccgactaattcggattgagcgttgcagggcccattaaggtggcagcgctcccaacagagttttttccatacccaggatcgaaccctcgacctctggttaaggatgagcagcctcatccactgcaccacgaCCCATGTTTTTAGTACTATATTTTTTActaattctttaatatttttcttaatatatgtGCCTCTTAATTTCAGAATAACTAATATTTAAGGGTAAAGTTGGAAAATAATTATTCATGTTCTctcttaaatttttaatttgataagtatatttttcttatttattttaaatttaataagatgATGTATGTTCTtgcatgtgtatatgttataaTGTGGTATTTAGCATGATTCAttcctttttactattttcactacttcattattcattcaattCACTACAATTTGGTTGAGGCGACATGACGAAAGCCAATATATATCTATACTCttagttttttttaaattttcttatcaaatagtttttttattattattttcttatcagAAATTGACTTTTaacaattaaatatttatttatttttgaattttatgatatatttataatgaACAAAGTTCTTTGACTTCTTTTAAAGcaatcaaaatttcaaattttctttctatttatatatatagaacGATTAAAACTAGACATACATAAAGTGCTATGATATTTGATCTCTATATGACTATCatttacattttttctttatctcattttacatttttttagttAACTCCTAcaattattaaacaaaaaaaaactagagtaataaagggaaaagaaataaaaagaagttTCACCTACTTGATGTACCTAATAAAAACCCAATAAAACCAATAAAGACCAACATTCATTTTTCTTAAACAGCATCACATACTTATAGCACCTAATACCATTTGCATTTCTCTCTCTTTAGTTGTTTTTCTATGAAATTTTCACGTTCATCTCTTTTCATATTCATAATCCACGAATGTTTGATTTAAAAATTTAGAAGTACCTTATAATATTCCTTCATTATTATCTATATaagtttatatataatttttttaatctattaagTTCCAATTAAGATCggtcgagggttcgaccttgGGTatagagaaaactctgttgggagcgttaCCATCTTAATGGGCCTTGCAACGCGCGATctgaattagtcggggctccaatgcggacACCGAACGCTgaatgggaaaccaaaaaaaaaaatgttcctATTTAAGGTCGTCTTCTCATTCCATATTTGAAATAGtaatattgttatattttttgtgatattatattcatgtttaagTTTGATCCAAAGAAGAAGACTCGTGAAACTCAAATGAGTCATGTGAGGAATTAAACCACAGTTACGAAGAAAACTTCGAGCTCACATTGGTCATGAATTTAGAACGGGAATTGAACTTTATGGGATAGAATCTCCGGTTATTTCTCAATAGCTCAGTGATAGAGCAGACGATTGTTAATCGATTGGTCATAATTTCGAATCCTACTTGAGGAGAtttgattaattttgaatttttttaattcagaATAAAGGGGTTCTCTTTGCCcgttattttctatctttatttcggTGATCAACTTATGGGAGTGGATGTGGACAAAAAATCGGAGAATTATGTCCACTGTCGAGGATCATCCTCTCATTTCATATTTGAAGAAGTAAAATTGTTATAATCTTGATGGTATTATAATAATGCTTTTGTCTGGCTTGAAGAAAGAAAGACTTTTAAATATTGtgttagttatttttattttttaatttaattttaaatttttatttctttggtagaaaattatattttaaagtaaATGTAGAAACTAATGTCGATACCTTTTATTTTGCTTATTATcaatttctttttgtattttttatttttcaataaatttaaaatttttatatttgtgtaaaaaaaaatttcagaCTGCGAGAAGCACGGACAAGTACACTAGTTTAGGATAAGTAGGAATAATGGACGAACCACTAACTGAGGGACCAGAACCTAAttcaccatatatatatattaataaaaacaaatgtgTTTGATAACTCTATCGTGAATGAAAATAGAAAAGCATATCTAGTAGGAgtataattaaattaattgggACACCCTAACGGCTATTAGTAGTTGAAGCCACGAGGCTGACAACCTGCTTATACAATACAATAgtacaaataaaattaaataaaataactttCAACTACTGTCTATAAAATCTTTCTTCCTTCTAAATTCAAATCATTTCCTAACAATTCCTATTTTCTATGGAGAAGCAAATACAAATAGCCATTCGATTAATAACCTTGTTATTACTATTAACAATGGCTACAGCAACAATAGATAAAAGCCCAAAAGCAGTTGAAAATGGTTCAAAAATCCCCCCTATGCAAAGCAAAATACCACCAAACTTCACttctattttcatgaaatatttggAGGAGATAACCAAACAGGTCCTATAATTGCCCAAGCCAATATTACATCTCAGTCGCCTACATTCTTTGGCATGTTGAGAATGTTCGATAACCCGTTGACTATTGGGCCGGATCCCAATTCTAAAGAAGTGGGCCGAGCCCAGGGAATCCATGGATCGCCATCAATGAGTGAGTTGGCCCtgtttttcaacttcaattttgtGTTCATTGATGGGCCTTATAATGGCAGTACTGTGAGTGTAATGGGCCGGGTCGCTGAATCGCAGGAATATAGAGAGTTGTCAATTATTGGTGGATCCGGAGTATTTAGGCTTGCCAAGGGTGTTGCTACTGCTAAGACTTATTTTTCTAACGATACACTTGTTATTGTTAGAGTATAATCTTGTAATACTTCATTATTGAGTTGAGCTTGTACATATTTTGCTTTTTGGGGAATAATAAGCGTAGTTCCATGAATTGAGAGGAATGAATTTTTGATATTCATACATGTTCATGTTATGATCTATCTAGTAGTCTCGGACTTGGTCTTCGAATCGTAAGTCTCAAATTGTCCCCCGGTTACCTCCCCCTCAGGTTGATTTTTCCACTTGACTAATTAGTATTCTACTGATGTAATAAAACAAGTCATTCCTTTGGTTTATAATCGTGGGGGAAGAACGTATCATCCACAATAGCTCAAATCTGAAGAATGATTTAAGACAAATCAAAATCTCAAGCTATATATTGGTCGCTACTTGCTTACTGAAAGTGCATATTAAAATTGTTCTTGTTGATTGATAACCGAGACAGGAACTCGATGCTTGATTCTCACGTACAATAAACCTTAAACCCCGCAATATTAGGAGGTTTAGTACACCAGGAAGATCCCCCACAATGTTAGGAGCTTTTAGTACCCCAGAGTGTCCTCTTATTAAAGATTAGTACAGCCACTTGCATGTTCTTTAGCATTGCTCTTATTGTTATGTGGCTACTGCCAACTGTATGAAATTAGACGTGTCCACGGAAAAACTTTACAATTAGTCTTTCTTGCTATACATGTACCATTTCCCAATTTTATTATTGAACGCCAGAGACTTCACAAAATGATGTGCTCATGGGCGCTTGCGTTCTTCCATCTCTGTCCACACCAATCGATGCACACCAAATTAAGATATTCCGTCCAAGAAGTAGTTGACGAAGGGAATCCAGCTTTGATATGGAAGACTCAGTAAAAGTTAATCTATATACTAATCGACAAAGTAGTCCATTGATGGTAACATGGAGACACAGGTGAAACAACAACAGGAAAAGGATGAACATATCACCGTAATGGATCAATATCACCACTAGTTCCAATCCAAGAAAAGATAAGAAGGGAAAGGCAGATAATTTGATGGGCACTAGGAAATTGAGGGCCACCATGTCTGCTAAAGTGACTGCAGATGATCATAATTCTGCTTTGGCTCTTCCACTTGGACTTATGTTTTGGTAATAAAATACAAGCAAAAGCCACCAGAATTTCGTAAAATAACACCAAGACAAGGAAAATTAAACAAGGATGGCGCCACAGGACAAATGCAAAAGTGCAGTTTGATATTATCTGGGGAAAGGAAGACCAGAAAATGGCACTTGCACTTGCAGTTGCAGCGACATAATATAATAGTCCCATTTTATAGTAGACAACTCTACTTGCTATATCATTAACCCATTTTTTATCACCAACATTTAAAAACCTAACTAAACAAGACTTAAAAAAGTTTCAGTCTAGGAGGATAACCCGATCAAGTTCACAAGCACAGCCAATCTCAGCATCATGATAAATGACAAAATTGTAATTTGAAGACGACTGTAAGCTCTACTCTTCTTAAGCTACACTGAAATGACGTCCGATGATCTGCAAAACACTTTTTCCACGTGAAGCCAGATAATGCAAGTCCTTCCTTTCTTCACAAGAAATAAAGTGCATCTGCACATTTAAGAGATATATCAACAACTTGGAATCAAATATACACTTAAAGCTGAAATATATAGCAATTCAATCTGAACTAGCATTTATTCCAATGCTAGAACAAGAAACCTATTAAATTGCAACTTCAAACAATGGGAAGCATCATTTAGATACAAGATTACTATTCCTTAAACACAATTGCAAGCACTACTTAAAAGCATAGGAACATTTTCCAGTCGACAATACACTTCATATAAATCCATCCAGCATCAACTCCAAGTAGATCAATGCTCAGTAGTCTAATTCTTCAGCACTAGTAGATGGGAACCTGAATTGCTTGGTGTGTAGCGGAACTAATAGTAGTACAACCTGCAGCTAATTCCTCGGCTTGTTCAATCTAAATGCGCACCAAAGGTAAAGGACGTGAGAGCAGGAATTGTGAAGCAGCCAACAGATCACATCATGCACTCTTATGGGAACAGAAACAGGAAAAGGTTTTTCCATAGTTTACCCCCACAAATCTGCCTATTTGATACAGATATCTTAAGCAAATTGGGAAGTCTAACGTAACAACAGTGAACAATTTTTTAGGTAACTGAAGAAATTTTAAATATCAACTTCCCCATTCTCCAACAGAGAGTAAGACATTGAGTAAATATTTGAACAATTTTGGAATTTATCCGACATCAAAATAGAGGTTCCACATCAGGTTGGAAAGGATGTATTAAGACAGAAAACAAAACACGCGCTTTTAACTTTTGGCGTGCAATGCGCAGCAGAGGTAAAGGACGTGAGAGCAGGAATTGTGAAGCAGCCAACAGATCACATCATGCACTCCTATGGGAACAGAAACAGGAAAAGGGCTTTAAGTAGTTTCCCCCTAACAGCTTTCTTTGTTGCATAAAATTTTGACCAGCATCATTCTCTTGATGcgcataattttttttccaaagatTTTAAATATACAGTGTGTGCTAACAGTGAAGACCAAGTATATAgtcaaaaatacatttacaaacaTAATGAGGTACAAGGACTACAGATGAAATTATCAATGGTCAAACAGAAAAATCAAGAACCACAGCAGATCCAGTTGAGAAACCATGCAAACAGAAGAAAGTAGTACCATGTATGTCATGGGAGAAAATAATTGTAATACCaacaaaaaacatatttttcaccATAAAAAGTGTTCAGAAACAACTTCATAAAATGCTCACGAGAAGTAACAGCAACCACTAAAGTCCATGGATTCTATAGATGAGAAGAaactagttaaaaaaaaaaactcacgtCCAGTGATGCTGATCATCTAATGGCCACTATAGAAGTGATTTGTAAGTCACTGAATGGCTGTATGGTACGTTGCCTGGCCTTagttttcattatcatccaaattgcGCTGGTTGAGAGTAGCTAAGCAGCTTTTGGACAAGTGGAATTAAGCTTATCAAAGCAATCTGAAGCTGTTCTGAACTGTTCAGACGAATACTGACTTGTCCAGACCCTTTATTGTTAATGTTGACACGGCCAATCAAGTTTGCGTATCGTCCAATAGGTATCTGTGTCTGTGAATTGCATCCGATAGCAAGGTCTCCATGCCAATCCATAACCGAGAGCCCCAAGGTCGAGAGGAAACGACCAAGAGGATGATCTTTGTCTCGCAACGTCATTTCCAAACTGCCACCATAAGCAACATCACCACGGCCAAACATGGCTCCCCCGGACACAACCAACGAGCCCCGTTTATTAAAAGTCAATTTGTCCTCGACTTTCACCCCACCTGTCATGACATCACCTAAGAGAGTCACTGCAAGACCAGCTGTCGCCTTATTCTTCCTATAATTGCAGAATCTGGTCTCACTGCGAAGAGTATAAGCTAGGTCTTTACCAACTGACTGCATATCAAAACCCAAAGAAGTTGCTTTTCCATTCCCATGCTTCACTGAACCTGCAATTTCCATTTGAAGATTGATGTCCTTTTTGTCCTTTGAAACCTGACTGGACAAAGATATAGGGATCTTGTCTTTAACAACAAACAACCTTTCTACATTGATGCCCTCATAACCAACATCATGGTCCCAACCGTTAGGTTCTAGAACAGGCCTCACAAGCCACTGATTTGAAGAATCGAGATATCGATATCTATGAGTTGGATTATCAGAATCAAATGAAGCAGGTAACGCCAAGTCTGGCATGGGTACTGGCACTGATGCTGCACCACCAGTCTCCTCATCTACATTTTCACCGGGATAAGTTGGTGGTAAATTTTCAGCTGCAGCTTgcattttcttcatcatcttccGCCTCTTCCTCTCTTCCTTCAATTGCTTTTTCATAAAAAGTTTTTCCCTGTATTCCAACTCATCATTGTACGCCTTCTTCTGCTCTTTGGACAACTTTGCCAGCTGAGCTTTGGTCAAACGTTTGAAAGGTGGCAGTTGATCATATTCTGATTCATCTTCTGACTCTGAAGATTCATCAGTAGCATCATCAAAAGCCTCATCCCCATCATCAAATTGCTCTTCTGGTAGTTTAACCTGTGGCCTGGACTGTAGAAGGGACGACAGCAGGAAAGGTAAAGGAGGGGATCTTGTTCTAGTGGCAAAAGGCTGTCCTGGTTGGCTACTATCTTGTAATTTAAGCAATGTGTTCGCTTCAGCCAAAATTTTTGATGCAAATGATAGAAGTAACAAGTGAGGCCTCCAAACCTGTCCATTAGGCAACACCCTCTGCCCAGCCCTATTAGTCCTGCATGCCGAGTGATTCTCAACTAGTGAAACAGGATTCATAAGGCGCATATCACCAGCAGCCTGGCGTATTGCTTGCTGGACAACATGAGATCGCTGAGTTACAAACATGTCATAGCTTGTTACAGTACCATTGGGGCCTTCAGGTGGAGCAGATGCAGCATGAGTCAGAACAACTATGGCATTAAACCATATTGATGGTCCAAAAATTTCAGTAATTGTCCTCAACAATGGCATATCACCATTATCTCTGCTCTGCATATCCAACCTGTCAAGATACAGAACAATATCTGGGGGTGTCTTCTTAATAAATCGTTTGACAGAATGAAGGATCTTCTCATTCTGGCGCTGGTCTGACCAGGAAGGCAGAAGCCCAGGAGTGTCAATTACCCGAACCTTGATTCCCTGCACAGTCCCAACAACATCCTGAACCTTTTTTGTCCCTATCTGGAAAGCATCAGTGACAAACTTAACTTCATCAAATATCGAATTTATGGTCGCACTTTTACCGACACCAGTttttccaagaaccattattgTGCAAGAGAAGTCCAGGGGTTCTTGTCCAGCTGCCTCAAGTTGCTCAGCCATTGCACTTGCACGATCAAAACTAAAAGCACCAACACGACCTCCAGTTCTCCCCCGTAGCTGTTCAGCCAATCCCAATCTATACAAGACTTGGGCAACAACCACATTATGAGGAGTTTGTCCATTCCTATGAGCTAGACGCAAAAACTTGACTCTTATCATCTGGAGCTTCTCACGAGTCTCATCATATTCATCAGCCTCTCCATTTGTGGATTCTTCAACAAGCTGGTTTTGTGCAGGAGGTGCTGTTCCATTTACACGAGGCTGCTGAACCACTCGGGGAGCAGGTTCCAATAGCGGGGCAGCACGACCAAGGCCTGCAGGTCGAGCAGGTGTCGGTGTCCGAGTTGCAGATGCACTAGAAGATGATGAGTTCTCCATTGCAGATTTGGTTTCTGGTTCCCCAACCCTAGAAGCACTTTGTTTCAGATCCTCTGCAACAACTGACTTTACCATtcccttcaaatctttatcaactCCAACACTTGCAGCATCTTGAGAAACCTCGGGGACCATCTCATGATTGTTAGACAGCAGCGTTTCCGATGATTTAGACAATTCATCATCTCCAGTATGGTTCTCAGAAGCTGAAGTGCCAGAAACAGGAACATTTTTCTGCTCATTGGTCCTGTCATTCAAATTTCCTGGTCCCATAGTAGGGGACTCGTTTGATTTCAAATTTCCTGGACCATCTATTGGCAGTTCATCCTTGTTATTACCGTTGACTGGTTCTGGACTACACACTGCTTTTTCACCATCTAACGGCTGCTCTTCATCCTTCTTACTATTGTTAACTGGTTCTGCACTACACACTGCTTCTACTCCATCTATCTGCTGCTCTTCAACCTTATTACTTCTGTTAACTGGTTCTGGACTATGAAGTGTTTTTGCTCCATCTATCTGCTGCTCTTTATCCTTCTGACTTCCGTTAACTGGTTCTGGAGTATGCACTTCTTTTACTCCATCTATCGGCTGCTCCTCATCCTTATCCCTACCATTAACTGCTACTGGACTAGGCATTGTTCTTTCTAAATCTATCCGCTCTTCTTTCATATTATAACCATTAATTTGTTCGGGACTAGGCCCTGCTTCTTCTTTGAGTTCATCACTTGGGTTCAAGCTCTCATTGAGCTGAACATTTGTGGAAGCATCATTAGGGGAGATATCTTTCTGCTCTTCATCCTTAACATCAAAATTCAAAGGTTTGCGATGAACGGAATGCACGCCTTCCAATTCAGTATCTCCTTCATCTTTCAGCAGAGCGCCAGAACTACCAGAACTAACTGAGACATTGTTGTGGACGCCAGCAGCGTGCTGATGCCCAAAAGGCTGAACAGCAGATGTTCCAATGACATCAACATTCTTTTCAACATGCAGCAAAGCATCTTTGTAAGAATGAACATGGTTCGGCAGAACATTATTACCCCCTTTCGCCTCATTAGCATCCTGAGGATCCAATTTTCCATGAACTTCTTGATCCTGTAGATCAGAATTTGTTTCCTTTGCATCATCATGGCTTTGAGTTTCTCCCAAGTTCACATGATCGAAAACTCCATTCTCAAGTTCAGCTGGTTCACCTGATTTATTATCTTTCCTTTCATCCTGATTTActgaagtttcagtttctataGCAGCACCCAGATCTGCAACCTCAGTCATGTCATCTTTACCCTTCTCCACTATGATATTCTTCTCAACCGCTTCTGTTTCATCCGTTGCGGTGATTTCATGTAAACTTTCTTTCTCAACTGAAGGCACCTCTTTCAAGCTAACATCTTCCTTCTGATTAGACTCATCATCGGCATGTTGtatctcatgcaaagcttcaacTGCTTCCTCAAAGTTCTCAACATCATTCCTTGACTCAGAGTTCCCACCGTCCTCAAGAGAACAATCAACATCCCCAGAATTGCCATCATTTCTCACCTCACTAACAACTCCATCCTCAACACCAGCAACAGGAGTCTCTGGCTCTATTGCCTCCTCAAATACTTCATCCCCTTCCGATTCCTTCGATACATGTGACATGACAGATGCCTTATCCTTGGGCCGCACTTCAACAATCTCATCTACTACACCATTACTCTCCTCTATCCCCTCTATCCGAGTCTTGCCTGATACTTCCTCCCCATTTTCCATCATAAATAAACCTCAACAAAACCTAGattcataaaagaaaatcaacaacaaacaTTAAAAGAAAGGATCATGAAAAAATATTATCAGACAAACAATAACAGTAGAAGACAGCAGGATAATGAAACTAACAGCAGTTAAGAAAATATCCCTAGCATCCAAAaaaaacaaattatctattccgACAGATAATGCAATAAAAATTGATTAAACCCCAAAGAAAACAGTTAACTACAGTGAGATTTTAAAATAGAGCTCAGAATAATACCCAATAGAACTATTTTTCAAGAATTACAAATCAGCAGCAAACAACAATCAAGGCGAAAAAACCCAAGCACCCAAAGGCTAAGATGCGtagactcttcacttttgatgccgcaccCATGTAGGATTCTTCAAAATTACACTACTTATGGAGAATCCGGCACACGCCCattaacatttttgaagagtccggcCAACACACCCCAAAGGACAA contains:
- the LOC107840538 gene encoding translocase of chloroplast 120, chloroplastic, encoding MMENGEEVSGKTRIEGIEESNGVVDEIVEVRPKDKASVMSHVSKESEGDEVFEEAIEPETPVAGVEDGVVSEVRNDGNSGDVDCSLEDGGNSESRNDVENFEEAVEALHEIQHADDESNQKEDVSLKEVPSVEKESLHEITATDETEAVEKNIIVEKGKDDMTEVADLGAAIETETSVNQDERKDNKSGEPAELENGVFDHVNLGETQSHDDAKETNSDLQDQEVHGKLDPQDANEAKGGNNVLPNHVHSYKDALLHVEKNVDVIGTSAVQPFGHQHAAGVHNNVSVSSGSSGALLKDEGDTELEGVHSVHRKPLNFDVKDEEQKDISPNDASTNVQLNESLNPSDELKEEAGPSPEQINGYNMKEERIDLERTMPSPVAVNGRDKDEEQPIDGVKEVHTPEPVNGSQKDKEQQIDGAKTLHSPEPVNRSNKVEEQQIDGVEAVCSAEPVNNSKKDEEQPLDGEKAVCSPEPVNGNNKDELPIDGPGNLKSNESPTMGPGNLNDRTNEQKNVPVSGTSASENHTGDDELSKSSETLLSNNHEMVPEVSQDAASVGVDKDLKGMVKSVVAEDLKQSASRVGEPETKSAMENSSSSSASATRTPTPARPAGLGRAAPLLEPAPRVVQQPRVNGTAPPAQNQLVEESTNGEADEYDETREKLQMIRVKFLRLAHRNGQTPHNVVVAQVLYRLGLAEQLRGRTGGRVGAFSFDRASAMAEQLEAAGQEPLDFSCTIMVLGKTGVGKSATINSIFDEVKFVTDAFQIGTKKVQDVVGTVQGIKVRVIDTPGLLPSWSDQRQNEKILHSVKRFIKKTPPDIVLYLDRLDMQSRDNGDMPLLRTITEIFGPSIWFNAIVVLTHAASAPPEGPNGTVTSYDMFVTQRSHVVQQAIRQAAGDMRLMNPVSLVENHSACRTNRAGQRVLPNGQVWRPHLLLLSFASKILAEANTLLKLQDSSQPGQPFATRTRSPPLPFLLSSLLQSRPQVKLPEEQFDDGDEAFDDATDESSESEDESEYDQLPPFKRLTKAQLAKLSKEQKKAYNDELEYREKLFMKKQLKEERKRRKMMKKMQAAAENLPPTYPGENVDEETGGAASVPVPMPDLALPASFDSDNPTHRYRYLDSSNQWLVRPVLEPNGWDHDVGYEGINVERLFVVKDKIPISLSSQVSKDKKDINLQMEIAGSVKHGNGKATSLGFDMQSVGKDLAYTLRSETRFCNYRKNKATAGLAVTLLGDVMTGGVKVEDKLTFNKRGSLVVSGGAMFGRGDVAYGGSLEMTLRDKDHPLGRFLSTLGLSVMDWHGDLAIGCNSQTQIPIGRYANLIGRVNINNKGSGQVSIRLNSSEQLQIALISLIPLVQKLLSYSQPAQFG